One Fundidesulfovibrio terrae genomic window carries:
- a CDS encoding PilZ domain-containing protein has protein sequence MYERRRYARTYAQRHADGYDYSIEIEGQYYNAQLLDISRGGAKVKLVDSPEYNYTGKYGTVKDDYYDYQYLKGMDYTVVWSQGNELGIAFQEPLAEHTGALGYYSSYRA, from the coding sequence ATGTACGAACGCAGACGTTATGCACGGACGTACGCGCAAAGGCACGCCGACGGTTACGACTATAGTATCGAAATTGAAGGCCAATACTACAATGCACAACTGCTGGACATCAGCCGCGGAGGAGCGAAAGTCAAACTGGTCGACTCGCCGGAATACAACTACACCGGCAAGTATGGCACCGTTAAGGACGACTACTACGACTATCAATACCTGAAGGGCATGGACTATACGGTGGTGTGGAGTCAAGGAAATGAACTGGGCATCGCTTTCCAGGAGCCGCTCGCAGAGCACACCGGAGCCCTGGGGTACTACTCCAGCTACCGGGCCTGA
- a CDS encoding PilZ domain-containing protein, with protein sequence MYERRLYARTYAQRHANGCDYTLDIDGHSYKTQLMDISRGGANFRLLDMPTYNLTGKEGSVKDDFFDHKYLMGVSYTVVWSQFNELGISFLKPLAEHTGALSYYSSYRP encoded by the coding sequence ATGTACGAGCGCAGACTCTACGCACGGACGTATGCGCAAAGACACGCCAACGGCTGCGACTATACTCTCGATATCGACGGCCACTCATACAAGACGCAGCTGATGGACATTAGCCGGGGGGGAGCCAACTTCAGGCTGCTCGACATGCCGACTTACAATCTTACCGGCAAGGAAGGCAGTGTAAAAGACGACTTCTTCGACCACAAATACCTCATGGGTGTGAGCTACACTGTGGTCTGGAGCCAGTTCAACGAATTGGGCATATCCTTCCTGAAGCCGCTTGCCGAGCATACCGGGGCGCTGAGCTACTACTCCAGCTACCGGCCGTGA
- the amrS gene encoding AmmeMemoRadiSam system radical SAM enzyme → MHPARLWKPLKDTSLQCRLCSHFCVIGAGERGRCGVRVNQGGELFTLVYDRAAAINIDPVEKKPLYHFLPGSRTFSFGTMGCNLGCSFCQNYSLSQPPRLGQPIEGHDVTPEALVRAAVEAKCASISYTYSEPTIFFELMQDTARLAKDRGLANIIVSNGFMSPECLDELAPLVDAANIDLKGFTPKFYEEICQARLDPVKKNLVRMCGLGWWLEVTTLIIPGLNDSPQELAAMAAFIAVELGPDTPWHLSRFHPDFNMQDRPPTPVATLEAAWETGKKAGLRHVYVGNLPGTPHNSTHCPECGKPAIVREGFTVTGGSKDGKCPSCGKRIVGRFSV, encoded by the coding sequence ATGCATCCGGCACGACTCTGGAAGCCTCTGAAGGACACGTCCCTGCAATGCAGGCTGTGCTCCCACTTCTGCGTCATCGGCGCGGGCGAACGGGGCCGGTGCGGCGTGCGGGTGAACCAAGGCGGCGAACTCTTCACCCTGGTCTACGACCGGGCCGCGGCCATCAACATCGACCCGGTGGAGAAAAAGCCTCTCTACCATTTCCTGCCCGGGAGCCGGACGTTCTCCTTCGGCACCATGGGGTGCAACCTGGGATGTTCCTTCTGCCAGAACTATTCGCTCTCCCAGCCGCCCAGGCTGGGCCAGCCCATCGAGGGGCACGATGTCACGCCCGAGGCGCTGGTCCGGGCCGCGGTCGAGGCGAAGTGCGCCAGCATCTCCTACACCTACTCGGAACCCACGATATTCTTCGAGCTCATGCAGGACACAGCCCGTCTGGCCAAGGACAGGGGCCTGGCCAACATCATCGTCTCCAACGGGTTCATGAGCCCGGAATGCCTGGACGAGCTGGCCCCCCTGGTGGACGCGGCCAATATCGACCTCAAGGGCTTTACGCCCAAGTTCTACGAGGAGATCTGCCAGGCCCGGCTCGACCCGGTGAAGAAGAACCTGGTGCGCATGTGCGGTCTCGGATGGTGGCTCGAAGTGACCACCCTGATCATCCCGGGGCTCAACGATTCGCCCCAGGAGCTCGCCGCCATGGCCGCGTTCATCGCCGTGGAGCTCGGCCCGGACACTCCCTGGCACCTCTCGCGCTTCCACCCTGACTTCAACATGCAGGACCGTCCGCCCACCCCGGTGGCCACCCTGGAAGCGGCCTGGGAGACCGGCAAGAAGGCTGGACTTCGCCACGTGTACGTGGGCAACCTCCCCGGCACCCCGCACAATTCCACCCACTGTCCCGAATGCGGCAAACCCGCCATCGTGCGCGAAGGGTTTACCGTCACGGGAGGATCAAAGGACGGGAAGTGCCCCTCCTGCGGCAAGAGGATTGTTGGCCGTTTTTCCGTTTGA
- the purM gene encoding phosphoribosylformylglycinamidine cyclo-ligase — MSDRAEAYRRAGVDIAAAGELVNRIKPLAQATFNKGVITDIGGFGGLFKLDLQDFEEPVLVSSTDGVGTKLLLAFEMDGHSTVGIDLVAMSVNDILVQGAKPLFFLDYFATGKLDVDVAERVIKGVAHGCSDAGCALLGGETAEMPDFYPPGHYDLAGFCVGIVDNARIVDGSSIGIGDRVIGITSTGPHSNGYSLIRKVLAQSGLAGKDKLPGGEGTLAEALLAPTRIYVKSVLNVMRDFQVKGMVHVTGGGFYENIPRILPRGVAAHLSMDRWAMPPVFSWLKDTGNLSWPEMLQTFNCGIGYIMVVDQDVADDVLNRLKALHETAWDIGEIVKLGSPDGERVIVDMPTGDACVG, encoded by the coding sequence ATGAGCGACCGCGCCGAGGCTTACCGCCGCGCTGGCGTCGACATCGCCGCCGCCGGCGAGTTGGTGAACCGCATCAAACCCCTGGCCCAGGCCACCTTCAACAAGGGTGTCATCACGGATATAGGCGGTTTCGGCGGCCTTTTCAAACTCGATCTGCAAGATTTCGAAGAACCCGTCCTGGTTTCCTCCACCGACGGCGTGGGAACCAAGCTGCTCCTCGCCTTCGAGATGGACGGGCACTCCACCGTGGGCATCGACCTGGTGGCCATGAGCGTCAACGATATCCTGGTTCAGGGAGCCAAGCCATTGTTCTTCCTGGATTACTTCGCCACCGGCAAGCTCGATGTGGATGTGGCCGAGCGGGTCATCAAGGGCGTGGCCCACGGCTGCTCCGACGCAGGCTGCGCCCTGCTGGGCGGCGAGACCGCCGAGATGCCCGATTTCTACCCCCCCGGGCATTACGACCTGGCCGGGTTCTGCGTGGGCATCGTGGACAACGCCCGCATCGTGGACGGCTCCTCCATCGGCATCGGCGACCGGGTCATCGGCATCACCTCCACCGGGCCGCACTCCAACGGCTATTCGCTCATCCGCAAGGTGCTGGCCCAGTCCGGCCTAGCCGGCAAGGACAAGCTCCCCGGCGGCGAAGGGACCCTGGCCGAGGCGCTGCTCGCTCCCACGCGCATCTACGTCAAGAGCGTGCTCAACGTCATGCGCGACTTCCAGGTCAAGGGCATGGTGCACGTCACCGGCGGCGGCTTCTACGAGAACATCCCCCGCATCTTGCCCCGGGGAGTGGCCGCGCACCTGTCCATGGACCGCTGGGCCATGCCCCCCGTGTTCAGCTGGCTCAAGGACACCGGAAACCTCTCCTGGCCGGAAATGCTCCAGACCTTCAACTGCGGCATCGGCTACATCATGGTCGTTGACCAGGACGTCGCCGACGACGTGCTGAACCGCCTCAAGGCTCTGCACGAGACCGCCTGGGATATCGGCGAGATCGTCAAGCTCGGCAGCCCCGACGGCGAACGCGTCATCGTGGACATGCCCACCGGCGACGCCTGCGTGGGCTGA
- a CDS encoding radical SAM protein has translation MSSSEKLRPMLVFADAAGNIYDHPELEMLVRRGDQLGTPRPDELIPLPPESELFLLPGRSALGFDPESGEVEELEEMAVAAFVSPGHTLSATTAYASRPGSPTLPLFAYGAVGIVGERFYVCAKRVDQDQRQVFTGVPKKKITSGAKALMERFPKNRLVSHLAGCALTSCCPAARNLALGRFEAPLPTSRVCNARCMGCLSLQEKDSGFPSTQNRITFRPTPAEVCEVMLAHSERESRPILSFGQGCEGEPLTEAALLAEATKLYRSKGGKGTVNVNTNGSLPDTVESLKEAGFDSMRVSMVSARAPLYEAYTRPQGYVFADVARTVANAKAAGLFVSLNFLYHPGVSDTEEELEALGALIEGSKADFVQLRNLNLDPELYGRIVTGSVGYGASMGLQNFMKRLRKRCPWLKYGYFNPYLGIDAA, from the coding sequence ATGTCATCATCCGAGAAACTGCGCCCCATGCTCGTCTTCGCCGACGCTGCGGGCAACATATACGACCACCCCGAGCTGGAAATGCTCGTGCGCCGGGGGGACCAGTTGGGCACCCCGCGCCCGGACGAACTCATCCCCCTGCCGCCCGAAAGCGAGTTGTTCCTGCTGCCCGGGCGCTCGGCCCTGGGCTTCGACCCCGAATCGGGCGAGGTGGAGGAACTCGAGGAGATGGCCGTGGCCGCCTTCGTCTCTCCCGGCCATACGCTTTCGGCCACCACGGCCTACGCCTCGCGGCCAGGCTCGCCCACCCTGCCCCTCTTCGCCTACGGGGCCGTGGGCATCGTGGGCGAGCGCTTCTACGTCTGCGCCAAGCGCGTGGACCAGGACCAGCGCCAGGTGTTCACCGGCGTCCCCAAGAAGAAGATCACCTCCGGGGCCAAGGCTCTCATGGAACGCTTCCCCAAGAACCGGCTGGTGAGCCATTTGGCCGGATGCGCCCTGACTTCGTGCTGTCCGGCCGCGCGCAATCTGGCGCTGGGGCGCTTCGAGGCCCCGCTGCCCACCTCGCGCGTCTGCAACGCGCGCTGCATGGGCTGCCTGAGCCTGCAGGAAAAGGATAGCGGCTTCCCTTCCACCCAGAATCGCATCACGTTCCGCCCGACTCCCGCCGAGGTCTGCGAGGTGATGCTGGCCCATTCGGAGCGCGAATCGAGGCCCATTTTGAGCTTCGGCCAGGGCTGCGAGGGGGAACCGCTCACCGAGGCCGCCCTGTTGGCGGAAGCAACGAAGCTCTATCGATCCAAGGGCGGCAAGGGCACGGTGAACGTGAACACCAACGGCAGCCTGCCGGACACGGTGGAATCCCTGAAAGAAGCCGGCTTCGACTCCATGCGGGTGAGCATGGTCAGCGCCCGCGCGCCGTTGTACGAAGCCTACACGCGCCCGCAGGGGTACGTCTTCGCCGACGTGGCCCGGACCGTGGCCAACGCCAAGGCCGCCGGGCTCTTCGTGAGCCTGAATTTCCTCTATCATCCCGGGGTGAGCGACACCGAGGAGGAGCTCGAGGCGCTTGGAGCCCTCATCGAGGGCTCCAAGGCGGATTTCGTGCAACTGCGAAACCTGAACCTGGACCCGGAACTCTACGGCCGCATCGTGACGGGCTCGGTGGGGTACGGGGCCAGCATGGGGCTTCAAAACTTCATGAAGCGGCTGCGCAAGCGCTGCCCCTGGCTCAAGTACGGCTACTTCAACCCCTACCTGGGCATCGACGCGGCCTGA
- the rpsI gene encoding 30S ribosomal protein S9, giving the protein MSTDHFYGTGRRKTAVARTRLVPGTGQILVNGRPVDEYFPRNALQGIVRQPFTLTRTQGRFDVNATLDGGGIAGQAEALRHGISRALLQADPEFRPVLKKAGLLTRDARAKERKKYGQRGARARFQYSKR; this is encoded by the coding sequence ATGAGCACCGATCACTTCTACGGAACCGGACGCCGCAAGACCGCCGTTGCCCGCACCCGCCTGGTGCCCGGCACCGGCCAGATTCTGGTCAATGGACGTCCCGTCGATGAGTATTTCCCCCGCAACGCGCTGCAGGGCATCGTGCGTCAGCCGTTCACTCTCACCCGTACCCAGGGCCGGTTCGACGTGAACGCCACCCTGGACGGCGGCGGCATCGCCGGTCAGGCCGAGGCCCTGCGCCACGGCATCTCCCGCGCCCTGCTGCAGGCCGACCCCGAGTTCAGGCCCGTCCTCAAGAAGGCCGGACTGCTCACCCGTGACGCCCGCGCCAAGGAACGTAAGAAGTACGGCCAGCGCGGCGCCCGCGCCCGGTTCCAGTACTCCAAGCGTTAA
- the rplM gene encoding 50S ribosomal protein L13, with product MKTYSPSSKEITRDWVIVDAADKVLGRLASMIAQRLRGKHKPEFAPHMDAGDFVVVVNSEKVQVTGRKLDQKMYYRHSGWIGGLKETVLKDMMATKPEQVLIKAVKGMLPKNRLGRAMLKKLKVYTGTEHPHAAQQPKPLA from the coding sequence ATGAAGACATATAGCCCGAGCAGCAAGGAAATCACCCGAGATTGGGTGATCGTGGACGCCGCCGACAAGGTGCTTGGCCGCCTGGCCAGCATGATTGCGCAGCGCCTGCGCGGCAAACATAAGCCCGAATTCGCCCCCCACATGGACGCAGGCGACTTCGTGGTGGTGGTCAACTCCGAGAAGGTGCAGGTCACCGGCCGCAAGCTCGACCAGAAGATGTACTACCGCCACAGCGGCTGGATCGGCGGCCTGAAGGAAACCGTCCTGAAGGACATGATGGCCACCAAGCCCGAGCAGGTGCTGATCAAGGCAGTCAAGGGCATGCTTCCCAAGAACCGCCTGGGCCGCGCGATGCTCAAGAAGCTCAAGGTCTACACCGGGACCGAGCATCCCCACGCCGCCCAGCAGCCCAAGCCCCTGGCTTAA
- a CDS encoding HD domain-containing protein gives MTSVRKSLLQLIFSGSSMKRWNDKLRPAELMEVDKQAHKMMVAWVLFLLNSKGMPPEDRARLCGRIVEGGIFDYLYRLVITDIKPPIFYKIKENPAHYAQLTDWVFTELAPRVRSMGDGFWGRLTTYLATPGEDSLDRRILSAAHLYASGWEFNLIKSMNRQDTELMDIEDSFRKGLERHQDLAGVLELKEGLFGQSRTPIGHFAQVCGQLRFQKRWSQTPRIPETSVLGHMFIVSCYAYFFSLSVGACPVRAQNNFFGGLFHDLPELLTRDIISPVKQSVEQIGDLIKEYEEKELERVILDPLRRGGYADLVDRLSFFLGLSVGSEFQACAVVDGHVKRVTSAELQAQYNANEFDPKDGELLKMCDHLAAFLEAYTAIRNGIASDHLQQGLWRIRGKYASTVLFDTVHVGALLADFD, from the coding sequence ATGACAAGCGTACGCAAGAGCCTTCTTCAGCTTATCTTTTCCGGCTCCTCCATGAAACGGTGGAACGACAAGCTCCGCCCGGCCGAACTCATGGAGGTGGACAAGCAGGCCCATAAGATGATGGTGGCCTGGGTGCTCTTCCTGCTCAACTCCAAGGGCATGCCCCCCGAAGACCGCGCGCGGCTCTGCGGGCGCATCGTGGAGGGGGGCATCTTCGACTACCTCTACCGCCTGGTCATCACCGACATCAAGCCGCCCATCTTCTATAAGATAAAGGAGAACCCGGCCCACTACGCCCAACTCACCGACTGGGTGTTCACGGAGCTTGCCCCCCGGGTGCGCAGCATGGGCGACGGCTTCTGGGGCCGCCTCACCACCTATCTGGCCACGCCCGGCGAGGACAGCCTGGACCGGCGCATCTTGAGCGCAGCCCACCTCTATGCCAGCGGCTGGGAGTTCAACCTGATCAAGTCCATGAACCGCCAGGACACCGAGCTCATGGACATCGAGGACTCCTTCCGCAAGGGCCTGGAGCGCCACCAGGACCTGGCCGGGGTGCTGGAGCTCAAGGAGGGCCTCTTCGGGCAGTCGCGCACGCCCATCGGACATTTCGCCCAGGTGTGCGGACAGCTGCGGTTCCAGAAACGCTGGTCCCAGACTCCGCGCATCCCGGAGACTTCCGTGCTCGGGCACATGTTCATCGTGTCCTGCTACGCCTATTTCTTCTCGCTGTCGGTGGGGGCCTGTCCGGTCCGCGCCCAGAACAACTTCTTCGGCGGGCTTTTCCACGACCTGCCCGAGCTTCTCACGCGTGATATCATCTCGCCAGTGAAGCAGTCCGTGGAGCAGATCGGCGACCTCATCAAGGAGTACGAGGAGAAGGAGTTGGAGCGGGTGATCCTCGACCCGCTTCGCCGGGGCGGCTACGCTGACTTGGTGGACCGGCTGTCGTTCTTCCTGGGGCTCTCCGTGGGATCGGAGTTCCAGGCGTGCGCCGTGGTGGACGGCCATGTGAAACGGGTGACGTCGGCGGAACTCCAGGCGCAGTACAACGCCAACGAATTCGACCCGAAGGACGGGGAACTGCTCAAGATGTGCGACCACTTGGCCGCGTTCCTGGAAGCGTACACGGCGATCCGGAACGGCATAGCCTCGGACCATCTGCAGCAGGGATTGTGGCGCATCCGGGGCAAGTACGCCTCTACGGTGCTGTTCGATACCGTGCACGTGGGCGCGCTGCTGGCCGATTTCGACTAG
- a CDS encoding HDOD domain-containing protein translates to MISRDEIISQTSSLPQIPAPVARIMTYLGKPDADLNTVASFIEYDPGLTVNVLRMANSSFFGGGGAITTVKDALFRLGMRRIVQMVIASGVAPNARGPVSGYGLARGELLRFSIAIGVAAELVAAKTGIAAPDYTFTAGLLSNIGKVVMGKFLEMDPGPVLSLAAKENVSFEQAERTLFGIDHAELGAILLKRWELPEPIVTCVRWHLDPCSAPAQDVALDLVHVGRVLATMAGIGQGVDGLSYHVCQASFDRLKLTPEAATASMEGMVSGLEEIEAILGQV, encoded by the coding sequence ATGATAAGCCGTGACGAAATCATCTCCCAGACCAGCTCGTTGCCCCAGATTCCCGCCCCCGTGGCCAGGATCATGACCTATCTGGGCAAGCCGGACGCCGACCTGAACACCGTGGCCTCCTTCATCGAATACGACCCGGGGCTCACGGTCAACGTGCTGCGCATGGCCAATTCCAGTTTCTTCGGAGGCGGCGGCGCCATCACCACGGTCAAGGACGCCCTCTTCCGCCTGGGAATGCGGCGCATCGTGCAGATGGTCATCGCCTCGGGCGTGGCCCCCAACGCGCGCGGCCCGGTGTCGGGGTACGGCCTGGCCCGGGGGGAGCTCCTGCGCTTCTCCATCGCCATCGGCGTGGCCGCCGAACTCGTCGCCGCCAAGACCGGGATCGCGGCCCCGGACTATACCTTCACCGCGGGCCTCTTGAGCAACATCGGCAAGGTGGTCATGGGCAAGTTCCTCGAGATGGACCCAGGTCCCGTCCTCTCGCTGGCGGCCAAGGAAAACGTCTCCTTCGAACAGGCCGAACGGACCCTTTTCGGCATCGACCACGCCGAACTGGGTGCCATCCTGCTCAAGCGCTGGGAGCTGCCCGAGCCCATCGTCACCTGCGTGCGCTGGCACCTGGACCCCTGCTCCGCTCCCGCGCAGGACGTGGCGCTGGACCTGGTGCACGTGGGACGCGTGCTGGCCACCATGGCCGGCATCGGTCAGGGGGTGGACGGCCTGAGCTACCACGTCTGCCAGGCCAGCTTCGACCGCCTGAAGCTGACTCCCGAAGCGGCCACCGCCAGCATGGAAGGCATGGTGAGCGGCCTCGAGGAGATCGAGGCCATCCTAGGGCAGGTGTAG
- a CDS encoding chemotaxis protein CheD, giving the protein MKNRITVSISDMKISRKRGELLITHSLGSCLGLSAWDAVAGVGGLIHCLLPRASSPDVKNPFMYVNLGVPRMIRKMVSMGCTKGSMVFKAAGCGRMLLIQNQFDTGAQNLATLTALFAKNGVKLAAEDVGGSIPRTMSLDVETGLVTISSQGKEWEI; this is encoded by the coding sequence GTGAAAAACCGTATCACCGTCAGCATCTCCGACATGAAAATATCGCGCAAGCGAGGCGAACTGCTCATCACGCATTCGCTGGGCTCCTGCCTGGGGCTCTCGGCCTGGGACGCGGTGGCGGGCGTGGGGGGCCTCATCCACTGCCTGCTGCCCAGGGCGTCCTCCCCCGACGTGAAGAACCCCTTCATGTACGTGAACCTCGGTGTGCCCCGGATGATCCGCAAGATGGTCTCCATGGGCTGCACCAAAGGGTCGATGGTCTTCAAGGCCGCCGGATGCGGCAGGATGCTCCTCATCCAGAACCAGTTCGACACCGGCGCGCAGAACCTGGCCACGCTGACGGCCCTGTTCGCGAAAAACGGCGTCAAGCTCGCCGCAGAGGACGTCGGAGGTTCCATCCCCAGGACCATGAGCCTGGACGTCGAAACCGGTCTTGTGACCATCAGCTCGCAAGGAAAGGAGTGGGAGATATGA